In the genome of Patescibacteria group bacterium, the window GACAAAAAATTGGCCGTTCGGCTAGTCGATACAAACAACAACCAAGCAAATGAAGCACAGAAGATATCCTCAAGCGTTTCGAGCCTTGCCGAAAATGGCGAAGATGTCCGAGTCATCATCAAGCTAAAAGAGGATAAGACTAGCTATGCTTCAACAAACTCAGTAGCAGAGAACAAAACTGCCATTGATCAGACCAAAACTACAGCAACACAGATAGACAGTCTGATCGGAGGAGACGGCGATGTTACAAAAAATCTCTCTATCGTTAACAGCGTCGCCGCGACCGTAAACCAAAAGGCTTTAGAAAAAATCCAGGCAGATAGTCGAGTAGAAAGCGTTATCGAGGATGCAAAGATTAGCTCCTCGCTAGATACATCAGTCGGGCAAATTCAGGCTGACAAGACTTGGGGTGTGGTCACAGACGGCACACAAATCACAGGCAAGGGCATGCGTATCGCCATCATCGATACTGGCGTTGACTATTCTCATGCTGATCTGGGCGGTTGCCTTGGCGCAAACTGTAAAGTCATCGGTGGCTACGACTTTGTAAGTAATGACAACGACCCAATGGATGACCAGGGTCACGGCACACATGTGGCAGCAACCGCTGCCGGCAAGGGTCTCCTGAACGGTGTCGCTCCCGACGCAAGCATCATCGCCTACAAAGTTCTTGATCAAA includes:
- a CDS encoding S8 family serine peptidase, producing the protein MNKKTLIRLLWIGSLIAVAALVYFLVPRFKADVSMMAINESKASFMTAAGFDKIDDGKLVMLSGIDNPTNLGDNKISGINGNEITIGSGGTTIFPSPKNMVTYIDKKLAVRLVDTNNNQANEAQKISSSVSSLAENGEDVRVIIKLKEDKTSYASTNSVAENKTAIDQTKTTATQIDSLIGGDGDVTKNLSIVNSVAATVNQKALEKIQADSRVESVIEDAKISSSLDTSVGQIQADKTWGVVTDGTQITGKGMRIAIIDTGVDYSHADLGGCLGANCKVIGGYDFVSNDNDPMDDQGHGTHVAATAAGKGLLNGVAPDASIIAYKVLDQNGSGYSSAVIQAIERSADPNGDGDTSDHVDVASMSLGGPGGATDPSSLAVDKVS